A single genomic interval of Alistipes sp. ZOR0009 harbors:
- a CDS encoding alpha/beta hydrolase, which translates to MSYSIETIQQTPDYEGQVVTTIISKKAEEPTQKAVLYVHGFIDYFFQDHMADAFTSSGINFYAIDLRKYGRSLLPHQHPNYCRDITEYFEDIDRAIEQITADGNNQLALLGHSTGGLITSLYAAKGAYAAKIDVLVLNSPFFEFNVSPFSKLALLVVSSILKPFPYLSLKGVLSPLYAQSVHKDFKGEWDFNLDWKPIEGFPSYYRWMNAIWRGHQQVQKGLLLQCPVLVMHAQRSSKPKEWNNDIQQTDTVLNVKHIKKYGKRLGKSVSFFEVPNGMHDLTLAHKQVREMVLSYMTSWIGEKLR; encoded by the coding sequence ATGAGCTACAGCATAGAAACCATCCAGCAGACCCCAGATTACGAAGGGCAGGTTGTTACCACCATCATATCGAAAAAGGCAGAAGAGCCAACCCAAAAGGCCGTGCTATACGTGCATGGTTTTATCGACTACTTTTTTCAAGATCACATGGCCGACGCCTTTACCAGCAGCGGCATCAACTTTTACGCCATCGACCTGCGCAAGTACGGGCGTTCGTTACTACCACATCAGCACCCCAACTACTGCCGCGATATTACCGAATACTTCGAAGATATCGATCGAGCTATCGAACAAATTACTGCTGACGGAAACAACCAGCTGGCCCTGCTAGGCCACTCCACGGGTGGCCTTATAACCTCTTTATACGCCGCAAAAGGAGCTTACGCAGCTAAAATCGACGTGCTGGTACTCAACAGCCCCTTCTTCGAGTTTAACGTTAGCCCATTTTCGAAGCTCGCGCTGCTGGTTGTGTCATCCATCCTAAAGCCGTTTCCCTACCTCAGCCTAAAGGGTGTGCTATCGCCGCTTTACGCCCAAAGCGTTCACAAAGATTTTAAGGGCGAGTGGGATTTCAACCTCGATTGGAAACCCATAGAAGGTTTTCCTTCGTACTATCGATGGATGAACGCCATCTGGCGAGGCCATCAGCAGGTACAAAAGGGACTGCTGCTACAGTGTCCGGTGCTGGTAATGCACGCCCAACGCTCGTCTAAACCCAAGGAGTGGAACAACGACATCCAACAAACCGACACCGTGCTAAACGTAAAGCACATCAAAAAGTACGGAAAAAGGTTGGGCAAATCGGTTAGCTTTTTTGAGGTTCCCAACGGCATGCACGACCTAACACTTGCCCACAAGCAGGTGCGAGAGATGGTTCTTTCGTACATGACATCGTGGATCGGCGAAAAGCTGCGCTAG
- a CDS encoding type II asparaginase translates to MKRRTFLRLMGIPMLIMVLMLGVYGSAYAQNAQKPTIAILATGGTIAGAGESEVSSAYKSGAVTVDKLLVAVPQVKDLALIKGEQVAQIGSQDMNNDIWLKVAKRLNELANDPSIDGFVITHGTDTMEETAFFLNLIAKTDKPIVMTGAMRPSTALGADGPRNLYDAVLTASSPLSKGKGVMVVMDDKIYSADDITKTMTTAVETFQCPNFGPLGYVLNGKPWFTREVKVKNTLTSEFSIDKNTVALPEVVIIYGYANENPMLVEAAVKAGVKGIVYAGMGNGNPSTAVEKALAEAVKKGVFVVRTSRVFSGPTIEYGEVDDVKNGFVASWFRNPQKSKVLLTLALMRTNDVAKIQQMFKEY, encoded by the coding sequence ATGAAAAGGAGAACATTTTTACGATTGATGGGCATCCCTATGCTTATTATGGTTTTGATGCTAGGTGTTTACGGTAGTGCTTACGCGCAGAATGCCCAAAAACCAACAATAGCCATACTGGCTACAGGAGGTACAATTGCAGGTGCGGGCGAATCCGAGGTTAGTTCGGCCTACAAGTCGGGTGCTGTTACCGTCGATAAGCTGCTGGTGGCCGTTCCTCAAGTAAAGGATTTGGCCCTAATAAAAGGCGAGCAGGTTGCTCAGATTGGCAGTCAAGACATGAATAATGATATTTGGCTAAAGGTTGCCAAAAGATTGAACGAGCTGGCCAATGATCCATCTATTGATGGCTTCGTTATTACGCACGGTACGGATACAATGGAAGAAACAGCGTTTTTCCTTAACCTAATTGCCAAAACGGACAAACCAATCGTAATGACAGGAGCAATGCGCCCCTCTACCGCACTAGGTGCTGATGGGCCACGTAATCTTTACGATGCGGTGCTTACGGCTTCGAGTCCGCTTTCAAAAGGAAAGGGTGTTATGGTTGTTATGGACGACAAAATTTACAGCGCAGATGATATAACCAAAACGATGACTACCGCTGTCGAAACATTCCAGTGCCCCAATTTTGGGCCTCTTGGCTATGTGCTTAATGGTAAGCCTTGGTTTACACGCGAAGTAAAAGTTAAAAATACGCTAACTTCCGAATTTTCGATAGATAAGAATACGGTGGCTCTGCCCGAAGTTGTTATTATTTACGGGTATGCAAACGAAAACCCAATGCTTGTCGAAGCAGCCGTAAAGGCAGGAGTAAAGGGTATTGTTTATGCTGGAATGGGTAACGGAAATCCATCTACGGCTGTGGAAAAGGCCCTAGCAGAGGCTGTGAAGAAGGGCGTGTTTGTTGTTCGCACTTCGAGGGTGTTTTCTGGACCAACTATCGAATATGGGGAGGTTGATGATGTGAAAAATGGATTTGTAGCATCATGGTTCCGCAACCCACAAAAGTCAAAGGTGCTGCTAACGCTTGCGTTGATGAGAACTAACGACGTGGCAAAAATTCAGCAAATGTTTAAGGAGTATTGA
- the pulA gene encoding type I pullulanase, whose amino-acid sequence MKNIALIALLGAIIAPAMSQSPNALYQNYPSYKGNDLQMVYTPQETRFTFWSPKAEAVYLNLYNEGLGGSPYKTIPLFRKSESEPWRSSLKENLNGKFYTFQVKYKGKLLNETTGAWTNAVGVNGNRSAIIDIKKTNPKGWEKDMRPPLARPNDIILYELHHRDMSMHPSSGIKNKGKFMAWTEVGTKSPQGLSTGIDHIKEFGVTHVHLLPSFDHASIDETALSQNKYNWGYDPKNFNVPEGSFSTTPYDPSARIREFKEMVQNFHQKGIRVVMDVVYNHTFSADQSNFNLSVPGYFYRYNADGSYSNASGCGNETASERDMMRRYIVESVVYWAKEYHIDGFRFDLMGIHDIETMNAVTKALKEVDPTLFVYGEGWSAGDSPLPIEKRAIKANAPKLSDVAVFSDDIRDGLKGHYSREADKGFVTGASGFEETIKFGIVGATRHPQVDYSKVNYSQAPFANKPSQTISYISCHDDLCLVDKLRKSNPDANEADIIKFDKLAQTVILTSQGVPFIFSGEEVFRDKKGVHNSFESPDSINAINWNNKAKYNDLFKYYQGLIDLRKKHPAFKMSTTSDIQKHLKFMDGLPSNLVAYTITGNANGDKWKEIVVVFNGNTSIQKITIPTGSWTAAVKDGKVNEKGMEKISGGTIEVDASSALILFR is encoded by the coding sequence ATGAAGAATATTGCTCTCATAGCCCTACTAGGAGCCATAATCGCTCCTGCAATGAGCCAATCGCCAAATGCCTTGTACCAAAATTACCCTAGCTACAAAGGCAACGATCTACAAATGGTCTATACTCCACAGGAGACTCGCTTTACCTTCTGGTCGCCAAAGGCAGAAGCGGTTTATCTAAACCTTTACAACGAAGGTTTAGGCGGTAGCCCATACAAAACGATACCGCTCTTCCGCAAAAGTGAGAGCGAACCTTGGAGATCTTCATTAAAAGAAAATCTCAACGGCAAGTTTTACACCTTTCAAGTTAAATACAAGGGAAAACTCCTGAATGAAACAACGGGAGCATGGACCAACGCTGTTGGTGTAAATGGAAATCGATCGGCGATTATTGACATAAAAAAAACTAATCCCAAGGGATGGGAAAAGGATATGCGCCCTCCATTGGCCCGCCCCAATGATATCATCCTATACGAGCTACACCATAGGGATATGAGCATGCATCCATCTTCTGGAATAAAAAACAAGGGCAAATTTATGGCTTGGACCGAAGTTGGGACCAAAAGTCCTCAAGGACTAAGCACAGGCATTGACCATATAAAAGAGTTTGGAGTAACCCATGTTCACCTACTCCCCTCGTTTGACCATGCCTCCATCGACGAAACGGCTCTAAGTCAAAATAAGTACAACTGGGGCTACGATCCTAAAAATTTCAATGTTCCAGAAGGCAGCTTTTCAACAACCCCATACGACCCATCGGCTCGTATTAGGGAGTTTAAAGAGATGGTGCAGAACTTTCATCAAAAAGGGATTCGAGTAGTTATGGACGTGGTCTACAACCACACCTTCTCTGCCGATCAATCCAACTTCAACCTATCGGTTCCGGGTTATTTTTACCGCTACAATGCCGATGGCTCCTACTCCAACGCTTCTGGATGTGGCAACGAAACAGCCTCCGAAAGAGATATGATGCGTCGCTACATTGTGGAGTCCGTTGTATACTGGGCCAAAGAATACCACATCGATGGATTCCGGTTCGACCTTATGGGCATACACGACATTGAAACGATGAACGCCGTAACCAAAGCCCTAAAGGAGGTAGATCCAACCCTGTTCGTTTACGGCGAAGGTTGGAGTGCTGGCGACTCCCCGCTTCCCATCGAAAAAAGAGCCATCAAAGCCAACGCCCCCAAGCTATCTGACGTTGCCGTATTTAGCGATGATATCCGCGATGGACTAAAAGGACACTACTCGCGTGAAGCGGACAAAGGCTTTGTTACAGGTGCCTCGGGGTTCGAGGAAACCATCAAATTTGGAATTGTTGGCGCAACCCGCCACCCGCAGGTAGACTACAGCAAGGTAAACTACTCGCAGGCTCCCTTTGCCAACAAGCCTTCGCAAACCATATCCTACATCTCGTGCCACGATGACTTATGCCTAGTTGACAAGCTTAGAAAGTCTAATCCCGACGCTAATGAAGCCGATATTATCAAATTTGACAAGCTAGCCCAAACGGTTATTCTCACCTCTCAAGGTGTGCCATTCATCTTTTCGGGCGAAGAGGTATTCCGCGACAAAAAGGGTGTGCATAACTCCTTCGAATCACCCGACTCGATAAACGCCATCAACTGGAACAACAAGGCCAAATACAACGACCTATTTAAGTACTACCAAGGCCTTATCGACCTACGCAAAAAGCACCCAGCCTTTAAAATGAGCACCACAAGCGACATCCAAAAGCATCTCAAATTTATGGATGGGTTGCCCAGCAACCTTGTTGCCTATACCATTACAGGAAACGCCAACGGCGACAAATGGAAGGAAATAGTTGTTGTATTTAACGGAAATACCTCAATACAAAAAATTACGATACCAACCGGAAGCTGGACTGCAGCGGTTAAGGATGGCAAGGTAAATGAAAAAGGAATGGAGAAAATCTCTGGAGGAACCATCGAGGTTGACGCATCATCAGCCTTAATACTTTTCCGATAG
- a CDS encoding Tex family protein → MSDINEKHVSLIASALGLQRWQVENTLSLLSEGATIPFISRYRKERTGTLDEVAVGAISEQKSKLDEVEKRRETILKSIEEQGKLTDELKQKIETSYVLSELEDLYLPYKQKRRTRATIAKEKGLEPLAATIMKQNYGDVEGIAHRFVNDAVESAEEAIEGAKDIIAEWVSESPKARNAMRRIFSSDAIISAKVVKGKEVEGAKYSDYFAFSEPLRRCASHRLMAMRRGQDEGVLKISLGPDGDVAIEELDKLFVRNDSPAAEIVQDAVEDSYKRLLGPSIETEFMGVSKEKADEEAIRVFAENLRQLLLASPLGQKSVLAIDPGFRTGCKVVCLDKQGNLAHNETIYPHQPQNETSTAIKKISSLVDAYKIDAIAIGNGTASRETESFIKRIHFPHEVQVFVVSEDGASIYSASPTAREEFPDYDVTVRGAVSIGRRLMDPLAELVKIDPKSIGVGQYQHDVDQGKLKKSLDVVVESCVNSVGVNVNTASKHLLTYVSGLGPKLAQGIVDYRAENGPFATRAELKKVPKLGPKAFEQCAGFLRIDNAKNPLDNSAVHPEAYYVVEKIAKDLGCTVKDLLANEPLRKSIQPTKYVDDKVGLPTLNDIMQELAKPGRDPRTAAKVFEFAPDIHTIDDLREGMMLPGIVTNITNFGAFVDVGVKQDGLVHISQLADRYVSNPLDVVKLHQHVTVKVVEVDKARKRVQLSMKGL, encoded by the coding sequence ATGTCAGATATCAACGAGAAGCACGTTAGCCTGATTGCGAGCGCACTTGGGTTGCAGAGGTGGCAGGTGGAGAATACCCTGTCGCTGCTGTCGGAAGGAGCAACCATACCTTTTATCAGCCGCTACCGTAAGGAGCGCACTGGCACCTTGGACGAGGTGGCTGTTGGGGCTATTTCCGAGCAAAAATCGAAGCTCGATGAGGTTGAAAAACGTCGTGAAACCATTTTAAAATCGATAGAGGAGCAGGGCAAGCTCACCGATGAGTTGAAGCAGAAGATAGAGACCAGCTATGTGCTCTCGGAACTGGAAGATTTGTATCTTCCCTATAAGCAGAAGCGCCGTACACGTGCAACCATTGCCAAGGAGAAGGGGCTGGAGCCGCTTGCTGCTACCATCATGAAGCAGAACTATGGTGATGTGGAGGGTATTGCCCATCGTTTTGTTAACGATGCCGTGGAGAGCGCCGAAGAGGCCATTGAAGGGGCAAAGGATATCATTGCCGAGTGGGTGAGCGAGAGCCCTAAGGCACGTAATGCCATGCGCCGTATCTTTAGCAGCGATGCCATTATCTCGGCAAAGGTGGTGAAGGGTAAGGAGGTAGAAGGTGCCAAATACTCCGACTACTTTGCCTTTTCCGAACCGCTAAGACGCTGCGCCTCGCACCGTTTGATGGCCATGCGTCGCGGACAGGATGAGGGAGTCCTAAAAATCAGCCTTGGTCCCGATGGCGATGTGGCCATCGAGGAGCTGGATAAACTGTTTGTTCGCAACGATTCGCCTGCCGCCGAAATCGTACAGGATGCCGTTGAGGATAGCTACAAGCGTTTGCTGGGGCCATCTATCGAAACAGAGTTTATGGGCGTATCGAAGGAGAAGGCTGACGAGGAGGCCATCCGCGTATTTGCCGAAAACCTACGCCAGCTGCTGCTCGCATCGCCGCTGGGACAGAAATCTGTGCTGGCTATCGACCCAGGATTCCGGACAGGCTGTAAGGTGGTTTGCCTTGATAAACAAGGGAATTTAGCACACAACGAAACAATATATCCGCATCAGCCACAAAATGAAACATCTACCGCCATTAAGAAGATTAGCTCGCTGGTGGATGCCTATAAAATTGACGCGATTGCGATTGGCAACGGAACGGCCAGCCGCGAAACGGAGTCGTTCATTAAGCGTATTCACTTTCCGCATGAGGTGCAGGTATTTGTGGTGAGCGAGGATGGCGCATCGATCTACTCGGCATCGCCAACTGCGCGCGAGGAGTTTCCGGATTACGATGTAACGGTTCGTGGGGCAGTATCTATTGGTCGCCGTTTGATGGACCCCTTGGCCGAGCTGGTTAAGATCGATCCCAAATCTATTGGGGTGGGGCAGTACCAGCACGATGTGGATCAGGGTAAACTCAAGAAAAGCCTAGATGTGGTGGTGGAGAGCTGCGTGAACAGTGTGGGGGTTAACGTCAACACAGCCAGCAAGCACCTGCTTACCTACGTGTCGGGCTTGGGGCCAAAGCTGGCGCAAGGGATCGTTGACTATCGGGCCGAAAATGGCCCATTTGCCACCCGTGCCGAACTGAAAAAGGTTCCCAAATTGGGACCAAAGGCGTTTGAGCAGTGTGCGGGCTTTCTGCGCATCGACAACGCCAAGAATCCGTTGGACAACTCGGCGGTTCACCCCGAAGCCTACTACGTGGTGGAGAAGATTGCCAAGGATTTGGGCTGTACCGTAAAGGATCTGCTGGCCAATGAGCCGCTGCGCAAATCGATTCAGCCTACCAAGTATGTCGACGATAAGGTGGGGCTACCTACCCTTAACGATATTATGCAGGAGCTGGCTAAGCCGGGGCGCGACCCGCGTACGGCAGCTAAGGTGTTCGAGTTTGCGCCCGATATTCACACCATTGACGACCTGAGGGAGGGGATGATGCTTCCGGGCATCGTAACCAACATCACCAACTTTGGGGCGTTTGTCGACGTGGGCGTTAAGCAGGATGGGCTGGTGCATATTTCGCAGCTGGCCGATCGCTACGTAAGCAACCCGCTGGATGTGGTTAAGCTCCATCAGCACGTTACGGTTAAGGTGGTTGAGGTAGATAAGGCTCGAAAAAGAGTACAGCTCTCGATGAAGGGGCTTTAA
- a CDS encoding alpha/beta hydrolase family protein translates to MKPLKLLTLATCSVFCLGASAQDSNLLRKQVDSLKSIIQDYEHRFDVLEKKIDDNQWFIRLKDVAFVDKVFIYGPPNANAKDTTKVGATNPVKFYSYVFIPKGIDASKKYPLIVLPHGGVHADFTTYHYHIIRELLAQKYIVVAPEYRGSTGYGKSFWQLIDYGGREVDDVEASRQYMVENYDFVDPSRVGIVGWSHGGMIAMNCLYRFPTKYKVAFAGVPVSDLILRLSYSEPSYAKLFSASYHIGKTIAEDSAEYKRRSPAFNAHLMPNVPLLIHTNTNDDDVHVEEVKTLIAALKKENKKFEYEIFQRFPGGHSFDRIDGKKNREIRLRIWKFIDKSLNAPVKIKTLQDMSKAAYLPAE, encoded by the coding sequence ATGAAACCACTAAAGCTACTTACCCTTGCGACCTGCTCGGTCTTCTGTCTGGGCGCTTCGGCTCAAGATTCGAACCTCCTCCGCAAGCAGGTTGACAGCCTTAAAAGCATTATTCAGGACTACGAGCATCGATTTGATGTCCTTGAGAAAAAAATTGACGACAACCAGTGGTTTATCCGCCTTAAGGATGTGGCCTTTGTCGACAAGGTGTTCATCTACGGTCCACCCAACGCCAATGCAAAGGACACCACGAAGGTTGGCGCCACCAATCCCGTAAAGTTCTACAGCTACGTTTTTATTCCCAAGGGGATTGATGCCTCCAAAAAATATCCCCTAATCGTTCTCCCACACGGAGGCGTACATGCCGATTTCACCACCTACCACTACCACATCATCAGGGAGCTGCTGGCGCAAAAGTACATTGTGGTGGCACCCGAGTACCGCGGCAGCACAGGCTACGGCAAGTCATTTTGGCAGCTGATAGATTACGGCGGACGCGAGGTGGACGACGTGGAGGCATCGCGCCAGTATATGGTGGAGAACTACGACTTTGTAGACCCCTCAAGGGTGGGTATCGTGGGATGGAGCCACGGCGGAATGATTGCCATGAACTGCCTATACCGCTTCCCCACCAAGTACAAGGTGGCCTTTGCGGGCGTTCCCGTTTCCGACCTTATCCTACGACTGAGCTACTCCGAGCCCAGCTACGCCAAGCTATTTTCGGCCAGCTACCATATTGGGAAAACCATTGCCGAAGACTCGGCCGAGTATAAGCGCCGATCTCCAGCCTTCAACGCGCACCTGATGCCCAACGTGCCGCTGCTGATCCACACCAACACCAACGACGACGATGTGCACGTGGAAGAGGTCAAAACCCTTATTGCCGCGTTAAAGAAGGAGAATAAGAAGTTCGAGTATGAAATATTCCAACGCTTCCCCGGGGGGCACTCATTCGACCGAATTGATGGAAAGAAAAATCGGGAGATTCGCCTACGCATCTGGAAGTTTATAGACAAGTCGCTCAACGCCCCTGTAAAGATTAAAACGCTACAGGACATGTCTAAGGCGGCATACCTTCCGGCCGAATAG
- the mnmA gene encoding tRNA 2-thiouridine(34) synthase MnmA — MSKGKVVVGLSGGVDSSVAAYLLKEQGYEVIGMYMQNWHDTTGTLEGDCPWNDDQMIAELVAKKLDIPFVFIDLSDTYRERVVNYMFSEYEQGRTPNPDVLCNSEIKFDAFLKAALNQGADFVATGHYCQKGTILIDGKETYQLIAGADTNKDQSYFLCQLTQEQLSKALFPIGHLQKPEVRKIAAEQELPTAEKKDSQGLCFVGKIDLPVFLQQKLAAKSGITVEIAPSFYERLPERKTLEEMARPYFYHLNNGKKVGTHTGAHFFTIGQRKGINVGGKALPLFVISIDIENNILYVGQGHDHPGLNRKGLFIKADEIHAVRPDLTLSIGEERSLKVRIRYRQPLQDATLHRTAEGLYIIFDLPQRGVTAGQFAAWYSNNELIGSGVISE, encoded by the coding sequence ATGAGTAAAGGAAAAGTTGTAGTTGGACTTTCGGGTGGCGTCGATTCAAGCGTTGCCGCGTATCTGCTTAAAGAACAAGGGTACGAAGTTATTGGCATGTACATGCAAAATTGGCACGACACCACAGGAACTCTCGAAGGCGATTGCCCCTGGAATGACGACCAAATGATTGCAGAGCTTGTTGCCAAAAAACTTGACATCCCCTTTGTTTTTATTGATCTAAGCGATACATACCGAGAGCGCGTAGTCAACTACATGTTTTCGGAGTACGAGCAAGGACGTACGCCCAACCCGGATGTTCTTTGCAACAGCGAAATAAAGTTTGATGCCTTTTTAAAAGCAGCCCTTAATCAAGGAGCCGACTTTGTTGCTACTGGACACTACTGCCAAAAAGGAACCATCCTTATAGATGGAAAAGAAACATACCAGCTAATAGCAGGTGCAGATACCAACAAAGATCAAAGCTACTTTCTTTGCCAGCTAACGCAGGAGCAACTCTCAAAAGCGCTATTCCCAATAGGCCATTTACAAAAGCCAGAGGTCCGAAAAATTGCTGCAGAACAAGAGCTACCAACAGCCGAAAAAAAGGACTCGCAAGGACTCTGCTTCGTTGGGAAAATAGATCTTCCCGTTTTTTTACAGCAAAAATTGGCGGCAAAATCAGGCATAACGGTAGAAATTGCACCTTCATTTTACGAAAGATTACCAGAGCGTAAAACGCTAGAGGAAATGGCTCGCCCCTATTTCTACCATCTGAATAATGGTAAAAAAGTAGGCACACACACCGGCGCACACTTCTTTACCATTGGTCAGCGTAAAGGAATAAACGTTGGAGGGAAGGCACTTCCGCTATTTGTAATCTCAATAGATATCGAAAATAACATTCTTTACGTTGGCCAAGGACACGACCATCCAGGTTTAAACAGGAAAGGGTTGTTCATTAAAGCAGATGAAATCCATGCCGTTCGTCCAGACTTAACCTTAAGTATTGGAGAAGAACGCAGTTTAAAGGTTCGCATACGCTATAGACAACCGCTTCAGGATGCCACACTGCATAGAACTGCAGAAGGCTTATACATCATCTTCGACCTACCACAACGGGGAGTAACGGCAGGCCAATTTGCCGCATGGTACAGCAACAACGAGCTTATTGGTTCTGGAGTTATTTCGGAATAA